In Rubrivirga marina, the following are encoded in one genomic region:
- a CDS encoding DUF5683 domain-containing protein — protein sequence MRSLFAAALALGLAAAPTAQVVDSLAAPTEAAVLDSLSGRTPRGAVTRALVIPGLGQLYNRQPVKAPVATALVVGAVVYFVDRQRQYILYRRATAYAGCLEVPGDPETTPDRIEICAEPLDEYGDEYEVARERVATPTFSTLSSVRSRARGQRDIGGVVVLAAYALQALDAYVSAELADFDVSEDLSLRVDPTPDGPALGLRIRL from the coding sequence GTGCGCTCGCTTTTCGCGGCCGCCCTCGCCCTCGGGCTGGCGGCGGCGCCGACGGCCCAGGTCGTCGACTCCCTCGCCGCGCCCACCGAGGCGGCCGTACTGGACTCGCTCAGCGGCCGGACGCCCCGCGGCGCCGTTACGCGCGCCCTCGTCATCCCGGGGCTCGGCCAGCTCTACAACCGCCAGCCGGTCAAGGCGCCCGTCGCGACGGCCCTCGTCGTCGGCGCCGTCGTCTACTTCGTGGACCGCCAGCGGCAGTACATCCTCTACCGCCGCGCCACGGCGTACGCGGGCTGCCTCGAGGTCCCGGGCGACCCGGAGACGACGCCCGACCGGATCGAGATCTGCGCGGAGCCGCTCGACGAGTACGGCGACGAGTACGAGGTCGCCAGGGAGCGGGTCGCGACGCCGACCTTCTCGACGCTCAGCTCGGTCCGCAGCCGAGCGCGGGGTCAGCGCGACATCGGAGGCGTGGTGGTGCTCGCGGCCTATGCCCTCCAAGCGCTCGACGCCTACGTCTCCGCGGAGCTGGCCGACTTCGACGTCAGTGAGGACCTCAGCCTCCGCGTGGACCCAACGCCGGACGGTCCCGCGCTCGGCCTCCGCATTCGGCTCTGA
- a CDS encoding ParB/RepB/Spo0J family partition protein, producing the protein MASPKKAALGKGLSALLPSQPDAPGDETGSRTRLYNFEERRRLAGRVADLDIEAIRPNPYQPRTDFDEGALDELAASVQQLGIIQPLTVRALGDGRYELISGERRLRASRRAGLKRVPAYVREADTEAMLEMAIVENVQREDLNPVEVALGYQRLMEEVGLTQEEVAEKVGKSRPTIANTLRLLRLPPRVQASLREGALSSGHARALVGVDDEKAMLDLHRAILDDDLSVREVETRAKRLREGDKPTAKPGKTEKPASEDPLAPRDRLQIEAMQDKLREHVASRVQVKHRASDGGGTIEISYYSVDDLERVVTRLLES; encoded by the coding sequence ATGGCCTCCCCCAAGAAAGCGGCCCTCGGGAAGGGTCTCAGCGCCCTCCTCCCCTCCCAGCCCGACGCGCCCGGCGACGAGACCGGCTCGCGCACGCGGCTCTACAACTTCGAAGAGCGCCGTCGCCTCGCGGGCCGCGTGGCCGACCTCGACATCGAGGCGATCCGCCCCAATCCCTACCAGCCGCGGACGGACTTCGACGAGGGCGCGCTCGACGAGCTCGCCGCGTCGGTCCAGCAGCTCGGCATCATCCAGCCGCTCACGGTCCGCGCCCTCGGCGACGGCCGCTACGAGCTCATCTCGGGCGAGCGCCGGCTCCGGGCCAGCCGCCGCGCCGGGCTCAAGCGCGTCCCGGCCTACGTCCGCGAGGCGGACACCGAGGCGATGCTGGAGATGGCAATCGTCGAGAACGTCCAGCGTGAGGACCTCAATCCGGTCGAGGTCGCTCTCGGCTACCAGCGCCTGATGGAGGAGGTCGGGCTGACGCAGGAGGAGGTGGCTGAGAAGGTCGGCAAGAGCCGGCCGACGATCGCCAACACGCTCCGGCTCCTCCGGCTCCCGCCGCGCGTCCAGGCGTCGCTCCGCGAGGGGGCCCTGTCGTCCGGCCACGCCCGCGCGCTCGTCGGCGTCGACGACGAGAAGGCGATGCTGGACCTCCACCGCGCGATCCTCGACGACGATCTCTCGGTCCGCGAGGTCGAGACGCGTGCGAAGCGGCTCCGCGAGGGGGATAAGCCGACGGCCAAGCCGGGCAAGACCGAGAAGCCCGCCTCGGAGGACCCGCTCGCGCCGCGCGACCGGCTCCAGATCGAGGCGATGCAGGACAAGCTCCGCGAGCACGTCGCCAGCCGCGTCCAGGTCAAGCACCGCGCGAGCGATGGCGGCGGGACGATCGAGATCTCGTACTACTCCGTCGACGACCTCGAGCGCGTCGTGACCCGCCTCTTGGAGTCGTAG